CCTCAGCGGCCATTGGTAATCATTGTGTTCAACTTTTCTGACATGTTTAGACAAGTGGACCCATGGGTCGTCCACTACTCTGCTTTCTGTCGTCAACTTGTACTAGCAAGAGTGCTTTTGTCATTTAGGTGGTTCTCAGGCCCTACCATTCTGATGGCAGGGTCTTTAAATTTAGCTTGGCAGGAAGTTCCGCTTTACCGTCCTTTATCATTGTTGACTAGACTTTTTCTTTTGCCAGGGAAGTGTCTCTTTGTGCTAAGAGTTGTTGGACACATCGTCCTCACTAAAATCATAGGACACAAGTGGATGTCGTAGCCACTGGAGCTGCCAGAGGCACCATTAATCTCTATGCCATTTTGCTAAGCTGCAGCACCTACCTTCTTCAGTTCTGCATCCTGAACCCAGAAATTCTGTGATAGTTCCAGCATGATGAAATGCAGTACCATGTTTGGAGTTGTGGACTAGGAGAAAGAAGCTGATCCGAGCTGAAACTCAAGGTACCTGATTTGATCCAGCACACTGTCTGATGAATAGCTCTGTACATCTCTTTCCCGTTTTCTCCCATGGTTTTCTCGGCAACCAAGTGATTTTTTTGGGTCTTCTGAATCTTCTCAGTGAGTGTCCATACATATTCAAAGTCTTCACCCCATAATCAGATAAAGTTCTGCATTCTGCGTCCTTTGGTATGCTTATCTTTCCCTGTATGCTCAAATATGTGCTCCTGCTGTCCTGCATGTGatcatatcaaataaattagttaaCAAATATCTATACAGTAGAAGGGATACCATTAGTGATTCCCCGAAGTACTGAACTAGTGATCTCACAAGGTAATATGTGTCCATTGTGTTCGAGTATGTGAAACATAATATCCAGACAGTTCTTGCATAACTTTGTTCTCGAGTTGACAGTTAATGTCTGTACATTAGCAATGCAACTGAAGAATCAGTTCCCACTCGTAAATTCAACATGACTATTCATTGCAATTTCATCCACAGGAACTTGACAAGAGAAGTTTTAAAATATAACCGGACTAGAGGCAGCTTTAGCATCTGGACTATTGAAGGTTGCAGCCAACAAGTTAGTTTCATTGATTGCCAGCGAATTCGCCTCCATAATGGGTGTAACAAATGACCTCTCCGAGCTCCAGGATATTCTTGCGGAGATTAGAAGCTGGCTCTTCACAGTTCATGACAGAGCAATAGAGAGTGAGCCATCATGTCAATGGGTTATAAAATTGAAATTTGTTGCTTATGATATTGATGAtttactaaatgaagtctacaTAGAGGCTGAGAAATACAAGATAGGAAGGAATGGTGTAAAGTACTCTATAACTGATGGTTTCTGCACAAAACCAAAGCTGTTTCTGTTCCGGCGCAAGATGGCCAATAAGATCAAGGCAGTCAAGGAGAGATTCTCTGAGATTGTGAAGCAAAGAAAAGATGTCAGTACTATAGTGAATAGTTTGCCTTCTTATCAACATCTTCAGAGAACAAAGAGGACAGATGGGGAGTTGTCCTTGTTGGGCAATGTTGAACAATCAAAAATACCCATAAGGAATCTGGAGAAGGATGGTATCATATCTAAGCTTATAGAATCCAATGGAGAGAATGCTTGGATAGTTTCTATTATCGGGTTAGGTGGGTCTGGCAAAACTACGTTGGCCAAACTCATCTGCCATgatgaaaagataaagaagcacTTCAAAGATACAATATTTTGGGTCCATGTGTCTCAAGAATTTAGTGTGGAAAAACTTATTGGCAAGCTTTTTGAAGCTATCTTTAAGCAAAAGTCAGACCTTCAAACCCAGCAGTACATGGTCCATGCGATTTCAAGCAAATTGAGTGGTAAGAAATTTCTTCTTATCCTGGATGATGCTTGGCATGATGACCTTCTTGATTGGGAACAACTCATGGTTCAAGTAAACTGTGGAACACCTGGAAGCAAGATTCTGTTAACTATGCGAGATCAAAAGGTTGCA
The genomic region above belongs to Panicum virgatum strain AP13 chromosome 8N, P.virgatum_v5, whole genome shotgun sequence and contains:
- the LOC120686642 gene encoding putative disease resistance protein RGA4; this encodes MGVTNDLSELQDILAEIRSWLFTVHDRAIESEPSCQWVIKLKFVAYDIDDLLNEVYIEAEKYKIGRNGVKYSITDGFCTKPKLFLFRRKMANKIKAVKERFSEIVKQRKDVSTIVNSLPSYQHLQRTKRTDGELSLLGNVEQSKIPIRNLEKDGIISKLIESNGENAWIVSIIGLGGSGKTTLAKLICHDEKIKKHFKDTIFWVHVSQEFSVEKLIGKLFEAIFKQKSDLQTQQYMVHAISSKLSGKKFLLILDDAWHDDLLDWEQLMVQVNCGTPGSKILLTMRDQKVAEAAKYRHIFNLEFLSEVESWDLFLENSGLVEEDLDSEFIQLEKRL